The segment GAATCGTTCATCGGCGACGGCTCCGGGCTGACCTCCCTGGACGGCGGGAACATCATGGCGATGACGGTGACCACCGACCAACTGGCCGAGGCGTACTGGCGGCTGGACGGCAACGCGAACGCCGTGGCGGGCGCGAGTTTCCTGGGCACCACGGCGCCCGCCACGCCGCTGGAACTGCGGGCGAGCAACACGCGGGTCCTGCTGCTGGACGGCACGGGCTACAAGGTCATCGGGGGCAGCCAGTACAACTCCGCCACCGGCAGCGCGACCGGCGCGAGCATCGGTGGCGGCGGGGATTTCACGCTCCCCAACCGGGTCTCGGATCTATACGGCACGGTCGGCGGCGGGTTGGGGAACCAGGCGGGCAATGGCAACACGTCCGCCACGGATGCCCCCGAATCGACCGTGGGCGGCGGGCGGAACAACGCCGCCGCCGGGCCGGGCTCGGTGATCGGGGGCGGGCGGAACAACACGGCCTCCGGCACGAACAGCGCGATCGCGGGCGGCAACCTGAACACGGCGGCCGGCGCGGTCTCCTTCGTCGGCGGGGGCACGAACAACTCGGCCGCCGGCGCGTACGCCGCGCTGGGCGGCGGGCGGAACAATACCATCGGCAACGAGGGGGATCTTTCCGTGATCGGCGGCGGGGCCAGCAACTACACCGATTCCGCGGCCTCCGTGATCGGCGGCGGAACCGGCAACTCGGCGCTGCAATATTCCGTCGTGGCCGGCGGGCAGGACAACCGGGCCGCGGGCTCGGGAGGCGTCGTCGGCGGCGGCCTGGCGAACGTCGCCTCGAACAGTTACAGCGCGGTCGGGGGCGGCCTGTCCAACATGGTGGAGCAGGCGTACGGCGTCATCGCCGGCGGCCGGGGCAACCGGGTCGAACTCGACCACGCCTTCATCGGCGGCGGGCTCCGGAACCGCATCGGCGAGGGCCAGTACGGCGTCATCGCCGGCGGGATCAGCAACGTCGTGGACGGCCGGGAGGCGTTCATCGGCGGCGGAAGGGACAACCACGTGAACTCGTGGTCCGCGATCGGCGGCGGAGAGAACAACTACATCGGCACCCTCCATGGCGTGATCGGGGGCGGGGAAAACAACAGGATACCCTATGACGCGCTCCACGGGACCGTCGGGGGCGGCATCGCCAACATGGCCTCCAACGACTTCAGCACGGGGGCGGCGGCCAGTCCAACATGGCCTCGGGCGTGGGCTCCGTCATCGCCGGCGGCCGGGCGAACCGTACGCTGGACCAGGAGAACACCATCGCCGGCGGCTGGGCGAACATCACGACGGGCGACTTCAGCTCGGTCGGCGGCGGGCTCTACAACTACGCCCTCGGCCAGGCCTCCACCGTGCCGGGCGGGCAGGAAAACGAGGCGCGCGGCGACCACAGCTTCGCCGCGGGCTTCCGCGCCAAGGCAACCAACGATGGCGCCTTCGTCTGGGCGGACAGCCAGAATATTGACCTGGATTCCCTGGTGGACGATTCCGTCACGTTCCGCTGCCTGGGCGGTGTGCGGTTCCTGACCGGCGCGGGCGGCGCGAACCAGATGGTGTCCTGGACCCCGGGCGCGGGCGCGTGGCTCTTCACCAGCGACCGCGAAACCAAGGAGGGCTGGGCCCCCGTGGACAAGCGGGCCCTGCTGGAGAGGCTGGCCGACCTGCCGATCACGGAATGGAACTACAAGGGCTACCCGCAGCGGCACGTCGGGCCGACCGCGCAGGATTTCCACGCGGCCTTCCCCTTCAGCAACAGCGACACGATGCTCAACGGGCTGGACCTCGACGGCGTCTCGCTCGCGGCCATCCAGGGCCTCTACGAAGTGGTCAAAGAGGAGAACGCCCGGCTGCGCGGCGAGAACGAGGAATTGCGGGGCCGCCTGTCGGCCATCGAGCGGAAGTTGGGCCTCGCGCGGCAGTGAAATTCGCGGGCTTCGCAAACGAAGCCCCTACGGCGCAAAACGAACTCCAACCAGTTTCGCAACCCCTTATCGTTATGGTTTTACTAATCCGATTGGATGCGGAATTTAATCCTGTTCCACGGCTCTGAAACCAGCCTTATTCCACATGTATCCATTTCGTTTCACTAAAAAGAGGTTTCAGCTTTGGCACAAGAAATCTCTTCCGTTCAGCTTTTCTATGGCAATCATTTCATCAAATCATTCAGGGCGCGCCCTTGGCGGGAACTGCTTCATTCTCGGTAATCGCTTGTTCCGCCTTTGGCGCGCCCTTCCTTCACAATCTCAATCCTTTTCAAAACTCATTCGGCAATCCAACGCCAGCGACGAGACGACCTGGGGCCGCGCCCCGCGGTCACAGGTTAGCCAGAACGCCATTGTTCGACGAATTATCTTTCTCCTATTCTTCGAACAGTCCAGGTCTCAAGAGTTGCTCTCCCCTCATCACATGGAGGATGAGCACCTTCTTTTCCTCGACTCTGTAGAAGATGCGACAAGGTGGGATGACCAACTGCCTGTATGGCATGCCCGGCAATTCGGGTGGGATAGAGCCCATGCGAGGGAATTTCTTTAGGCCATCAACCTGGGCAAAGACTTTCTCAACAAAAACACTGGCTGCATTGGGCTTGTCCAATGCAATGAAATCGGCAATAGCGTCAAGATCCTGAAGAGCTGGTTGGGTCCAAATCAGTTCAACCATCTTTTCATCCGCTTTCTTGCCTGTTCCTGGCTGCAAGTGCGACCTTCTTGAATCGCCTTTTCCCCGCGAGCGATGCCTTCCAAGATGCGCATTCTGTCTCGAATTAGTTCAAACGTCTGAACATCAACAAGGTACGCAGCCGGTCGACCATGCTCGGTGATCAGGATGGGATCCTTGTCTTCGTCCAGATCAGATAGGATACGTGTTGCTTGCCTTTTCAGTGTTGTGACGAGTTCAGTTTTCATGAGTGATACTATAGT is part of the Kiritimatiellia bacterium genome and harbors:
- a CDS encoding tail fiber domain-containing protein yields the protein MDDSVTFRCLGGVRFLTGAGGANQMVSWTPGAGAWLFTSDRETKEGWAPVDKRALLERLADLPITEWNYKGYPQRHVGPTAQDFHAAFPFSNSDTMLNGLDLDGVSLAAIQGLYEVVKEENARLRGENEELRGRLSAIERKLGLARQ
- a CDS encoding type II toxin-antitoxin system RelE/ParE family toxin, which codes for MVELIWTQPALQDLDAIADFIALDKPNAASVFVEKVFAQVDGLKKFPRMGSIPPELPGMPYRQLVIPPCRIFYRVEEKKVLILHVMRGEQLLRPGLFEE
- a CDS encoding type II toxin-antitoxin system Phd/YefM family antitoxin, giving the protein MKTELVTTLKRQATRILSDLDEDKDPILITEHGRPAAYLVDVQTFELIRDRMRILEGIARGEKAIQEGRTCSQEQARKRMKRWLN